The proteins below come from a single Cannabis sativa cultivar Pink pepper isolate KNU-18-1 chromosome 3, ASM2916894v1, whole genome shotgun sequence genomic window:
- the LOC115709863 gene encoding E3 ubiquitin-protein ligase RZFP34 isoform X1, whose protein sequence is MAIESSHVKDQSLMELESENFGCSHYRRRCKIRAPCCDEIFDCRHCHNESKNSLEVDPLDRHDIPRHDLKRVICSLCDTEQDVQQHCIHCGICMGNYFCSVCKFFDDDVSKNQYHCNECGICRLDTYLCSFFPIPLSPNIHGNSLIKQHTCAGKYRVGGKENFFHCNKCGCCYSTMLKDSHSCVEKAMHHNCPVCFEFLFETMKDITVLPCGHTIHLECVKEMEQHFQYSCPVCSKSYCDMTHVWEKLDQEIAQTPMPQMYQNKMVWILCNDCGENSEVHFHIVAHKCLKCKSYNTRQTQGGPSSCSSRFEEMVR, encoded by the exons ATGGCCATTGAGAGTTCTCATGTAAAAGACCAGTCTTTAATGGAGCTTGAATCTGAAAATTTTGG gtGCTCACATTACAGGAGGAGGTGTAAGATTAGAGCACCTTGTTGTGATGAAATATTTGATTGCAGACATTGTCATAATGAATCCAAG AACTCACTGGAAGTTGATCCTCTTGATCGTCATGACATTCCTCGACATGATTTGAAAAgg GTAATATGTTCATTGTGTGATACAGAACAAGAT GTTCAGCAGCATTGCATCCATTGTGGAATTTGTATGGGAAATTACTTTTGCTCCGTATGTAAATTCTTTGACGATGAT GTTTCAAAGAATCAATACCATTGCAATGAATGTGGGATATGCAGGTTAGATACTTATCTTTGTTCTTTTTTTCCGATTCCATTATCGCCTAACATCCATGGAAATAGTTTAataaaacaacatacttgtgctGGGAAATACAGAGTTGGAGGCAAGGAGAActtttttcattgtaataaatgtg GTTGTTGTTATTCGACTATGTTGAAGGATTCACATAGTTGTGTGGAAAAAGCTATGCATCACAATTGTCCTGTTTGCTTTGAG TTCCTGTTTGAGACAATGAAGGACATTACTGTCTTGCCATGTGGACATACTATACATTTGGAATGTGTGAAAGAGATGGAACAGCATTTCCA GTACTCGTGCCCGGTATGCTCAAAATCATATTGCGACATGACACACGTGTGGGAAAAACTTGATCAAGAG ATTGCTCAGACTCCCATGCCTCAAATGTATCAAAACAAAATG GTTTGGATCCTCTGCAATGATTGTGGCGAGAATTCAGAGGTACATTTTCACATTGTCGCGCACAAGTGCTTGAAATGCAAATCCTATAATACTCGACAAACACAAGGAGGGCCAAGCTCATGCTCATCAAGGTTTGAGGAAATGGTGAGATGA
- the LOC115709863 gene encoding E3 ubiquitin-protein ligase RZFP34 isoform X2: protein MAIESSHVKDQSLMELESENFGCSHYRRRCKIRAPCCDEIFDCRHCHNESKNSLEVDPLDRHDIPRHDLKRVICSLCDTEQDVQQHCIHCGICMGNYFCSVCKFFDDDVSKNQYHCNECGICRVGGKENFFHCNKCGCCYSTMLKDSHSCVEKAMHHNCPVCFEFLFETMKDITVLPCGHTIHLECVKEMEQHFQYSCPVCSKSYCDMTHVWEKLDQEIAQTPMPQMYQNKMVWILCNDCGENSEVHFHIVAHKCLKCKSYNTRQTQGGPSSCSSRFEEMVR, encoded by the exons ATGGCCATTGAGAGTTCTCATGTAAAAGACCAGTCTTTAATGGAGCTTGAATCTGAAAATTTTGG gtGCTCACATTACAGGAGGAGGTGTAAGATTAGAGCACCTTGTTGTGATGAAATATTTGATTGCAGACATTGTCATAATGAATCCAAG AACTCACTGGAAGTTGATCCTCTTGATCGTCATGACATTCCTCGACATGATTTGAAAAgg GTAATATGTTCATTGTGTGATACAGAACAAGAT GTTCAGCAGCATTGCATCCATTGTGGAATTTGTATGGGAAATTACTTTTGCTCCGTATGTAAATTCTTTGACGATGAT GTTTCAAAGAATCAATACCATTGCAATGAATGTGGGATATGCAG AGTTGGAGGCAAGGAGAActtttttcattgtaataaatgtg GTTGTTGTTATTCGACTATGTTGAAGGATTCACATAGTTGTGTGGAAAAAGCTATGCATCACAATTGTCCTGTTTGCTTTGAG TTCCTGTTTGAGACAATGAAGGACATTACTGTCTTGCCATGTGGACATACTATACATTTGGAATGTGTGAAAGAGATGGAACAGCATTTCCA GTACTCGTGCCCGGTATGCTCAAAATCATATTGCGACATGACACACGTGTGGGAAAAACTTGATCAAGAG ATTGCTCAGACTCCCATGCCTCAAATGTATCAAAACAAAATG GTTTGGATCCTCTGCAATGATTGTGGCGAGAATTCAGAGGTACATTTTCACATTGTCGCGCACAAGTGCTTGAAATGCAAATCCTATAATACTCGACAAACACAAGGAGGGCCAAGCTCATGCTCATCAAGGTTTGAGGAAATGGTGAGATGA
- the LOC115710659 gene encoding alpha carbonic anhydrase 7-like, translating into MLLISAQEVGDEREFDYGESSKKGPRHWGELKKEWSACNHGKLQSPVDLLYQRIKLSPKLGEINMNYYKPSNATINNRGHDIAVIIIILLCCCWKIEWLEDAGSIKINGTDYFLKQCHWHSPSEHTLNGRRYQLCFVYDIRFDLELHMVHQSHEINQESKIAVTALFYKIGKPNWFLSKLTRDIINITDTKKEVHQGVIDPKELGLNGSMKYYRYIGSLTVPPCTEEVLWAINTRISTVSIEQVKLLKQAVHDYAEINARPLQPINGRYIYL; encoded by the exons ATGCTACTTATTTCAGCTCAGGAAGTTG GTGATGAAAGAGAATTTGACTATGGAGAATCGAGCAAGAAAGGACCACGACATTGGGGAGAGCTAAAGAAAGAATGGAGTGCATGCAATCATGGAAAATTACAGTCTCCGGTTGATCTTTTGTATCAAAGAATCAAACTTAGTCCGAAACTTGGAGAAATAAACATGAATTATTATAAGCCTTCTAATGCTACTATCAACAATAGAGGCCATGATATTgcggtaataataataatattatta tgttgttgttggaagATCGAATGGTTGGAAGATGCTGGATCAATCAAGATCAACGGCACTGATTACTTTCTTAAGCAATGCCACTGGCACTCACCCTCCGAGCACACCCTCAATGGCAGGAGGTA TCAACTTTGTTTTGTGTATGATATTAGGTTTGACTTAGAGCTACATATGGTTCACCAAAGCCATGAGATCAACCAAGAAAGTAAAATTGCTGTAACTGCTCTCTTCTACAAAATTGGCAAGCCTAATTGGTTTCTCTCCAAG TTAACCAgagatataataaacataactGATACAAAGAAAGAGGTACACCAAGGAGTGATTGACCCCAAAGAGTTAGGATTGAATGGATCAATGAAGTACTACAGATACATTGGCTCACTCACAGTCCCTCCTTGCACTGAAGAAGTTCTTTGGGCCATAAATACAAGG ATAAGCACAGTTTCCATAGAACAAGTGAAACTGCTCAAACAAGCTGTTCATGAT tATGCAGAGATAAATGCACGACCTTTACAGCCCATAAATGGAAGATACATTTACCTATGA